Proteins co-encoded in one Papaver somniferum cultivar HN1 chromosome 5, ASM357369v1, whole genome shotgun sequence genomic window:
- the LOC113284271 gene encoding RGS1-HXK1-interacting protein 1-like, with product MGMNATEEDSGNENKPEIIGLVEPSTLTQGGGGGGSVEDMSSPWIDYAIQQAKFIQKTLEENIDSTIQYSGSRLCEIRSTSSAHLHQTLDSLKEMKSLYGDYEDVLFGKLKEGIVVAASHQTVTAGAAVGLGLLLLKRPRRFLINHASRLFMSEEALLSRAESKVKELRQAVDLVKAESEKLEQKALQAEEEMRRGRTKLRQAGDQIQGVIRSAYKIEKQARGLKDIVGELPSREASRFRSQVSNLASEAKGERNSLTKEVSRISNYGISV from the exons atggggaTGAATGCTACAGAAGAAGACTCCGGCAATGAAAATAAACCAGAGATAATTGGGTTGGTAGAACCATCAACCCTAACCCAAGGTGGTGGTGGCGGAGGATCAGTTGAAGATATGTCATCTCCATGGATTGATTACGCTATCCAACAAGCTAAATTCATTcagaaaaccctagaagaaaacaTTGATTCAACTATTCAATATTCTGGATCCCGACTTTGTGAAATCCGTTCTACTTCTTCTGCTCATCTCCATCAAACTCTTGATTCTTTGAAAGAAATGAAGTCATTGTATGGTGATTATGAAGATGTTTTGTTTGGGAAGTTAAAAGAAGgtattgttgttgctgcttctCATCAAACTGTCACGGCTGGAGCAGCAGTTGGATTAGGATTATTGCTACTGAAAA GGCCGAGGCGTTTCTTGATCAACCACGCTTCGCGTCTTTTCATGAGTGAAGAG GCTTTGCTGTCCAGAGCTGAGAGTAAAGTGAAGGAATTGCGACAAGCGGTTGACCTTGTGAAGGCTGAAAGTGAAAAACTGGAG CAAAAGGCTCTACAAGCGGAAGAGGAGATGCGGCGAGGAAGAACAAAACTTAG ACAAGCTGGAGATCAGATTCAAGGTGTTATTCGTTCTGCGTATAAGATTGAGAAACAAGCCAGAG GCTTGAAGGATATTGTTGGAGAACTTCCAAGTAGAGAAGCATCTCGATTTCGGTCACAG GTTTCCAACCTGGCTTCTGAAGCTAAAGGAGAAAGAAATTCTCTTACTAAAGAGGTGTCAAGGATTAGCAACTATGGAATATCAGTTTGA